In the genome of Methanopyrus kandleri AV19, one region contains:
- a CDS encoding Hsp20/alpha crystallin family protein: protein MGVIEDMMKVGMRSAKAGLEATEELIKLFREDGRLVGSILKEMEPEEITELLEGASSQLIRMIRSLHTPAVDVFERSGEFVIVAEVPGARPEDVQVRAGERFVEITANIPKMREGEAKTRERVTGEVRRRIDLPEKINPSAVSAKCGRGLLIVRAPKAEASEIEVKPMEEE from the coding sequence GTGGGCGTGATCGAGGACATGATGAAGGTCGGGATGAGGAGCGCTAAGGCCGGCCTCGAGGCCACGGAGGAGTTGATAAAGCTCTTCCGGGAGGACGGGCGGCTAGTAGGGTCTATCTTGAAGGAAATGGAGCCTGAGGAGATTACGGAGCTACTGGAAGGGGCTTCGAGCCAGCTTATCAGAATGATAAGATCGCTACACACGCCCGCCGTGGACGTTTTCGAACGTTCGGGAGAGTTCGTCATCGTCGCGGAGGTTCCCGGCGCCCGCCCGGAGGACGTTCAGGTCAGAGCGGGTGAGAGGTTCGTGGAGATCACGGCTAACATCCCGAAGATGCGAGAGGGTGAGGCCAAGACGCGGGAGCGCGTGACCGGCGAGGTCCGACGGAGGATAGACTTACCGGAGAAAATCAACCCGAGCGCCGTCAGTGCGAAGTGCGGTCGTGGTCTCCTGATCGTGAGGGCGCCGAAGGCGGAAGCCAGTGAAATAGAAGTGAAACCGATGGAGGAAGAGTGA
- the rtcA gene encoding RNA 3'-terminal phosphate cyclase — protein MSLIEIDGSYGEGGGQILRTAVGMSALTGEPVRIYNIRANRPRPGLSHQHLHAVKAVAEICDAECEGLEIGSTEIVFEPGKVKGGEYEVDIGTAGSVTLLLQAVKLAAIAADGPVEMEVRGGTDVKWSPPVDYEINVNAHYLDRLGYRYELEVLRRGHYPRGGGIVRARMEPPKRLKPLEAVKFGELESVRGISHCVRLPPHVAERQAKAASEIIERELGIRPEIEIETYPKGRDPHLGPGSGIVLWAEDDQGNRIGADALGEKGKPAEVVGREAAEQLVQRLRTGMALDEHMGDQILPFLAIADGESVFGVTGVDPHLPTNAWVVEKFLPVSVEIRGKEGEPATVEVRPEG, from the coding sequence ATGAGCTTGATAGAGATCGACGGTTCCTACGGTGAGGGTGGAGGCCAGATACTCCGAACGGCGGTCGGGATGTCAGCGCTGACAGGTGAACCCGTCCGGATATACAACATCCGGGCCAACAGGCCACGTCCCGGCCTCTCACACCAGCACCTACACGCAGTGAAGGCCGTGGCCGAGATCTGCGATGCGGAGTGCGAGGGACTCGAGATAGGTTCGACCGAGATCGTGTTCGAGCCGGGGAAGGTGAAAGGAGGGGAGTACGAGGTAGATATCGGTACCGCGGGTAGCGTGACCCTACTGCTTCAAGCCGTCAAGCTCGCGGCGATAGCCGCCGACGGGCCCGTGGAGATGGAAGTGCGAGGCGGGACGGACGTCAAGTGGTCACCGCCCGTGGACTACGAGATCAACGTCAACGCACACTACCTAGACCGCCTCGGTTACCGGTACGAGCTCGAGGTCCTGCGACGCGGCCATTATCCTCGGGGTGGAGGGATAGTCAGGGCCAGGATGGAACCCCCGAAGCGGCTGAAGCCGCTGGAAGCCGTGAAGTTCGGCGAGCTGGAGAGCGTTCGAGGGATCTCCCACTGCGTGCGGTTACCACCCCACGTGGCGGAGCGTCAGGCCAAGGCAGCTTCGGAAATTATCGAGAGGGAGCTCGGGATCAGACCTGAAATCGAGATCGAGACGTACCCTAAAGGCCGCGATCCACACCTAGGTCCCGGCAGCGGTATCGTCTTATGGGCGGAAGACGATCAAGGGAACAGGATCGGTGCCGATGCGCTGGGTGAGAAAGGCAAGCCCGCGGAGGTGGTGGGACGAGAGGCCGCGGAGCAGCTCGTGCAGCGTCTTCGCACTGGAATGGCCCTTGACGAGCACATGGGAGATCAGATCCTGCCATTCCTAGCGATCGCCGACGGTGAATCGGTCTTCGGTGTAACCGGTGTCGATCCGCACCTCCCGACGAACGCGTGGGTGGTGGAGAAATTCCTCCCCGTGAGCGTCGAAATCCGCGGGAAAGAGGGGGAGCCCGCGACAGTCGAAGTTCGGCCCGAGGGTTGA
- the rpl12p gene encoding 50S ribosomal protein P1, translating into MEYIYAALLLHAAGQEINEDNLRKVLEAAGVDVDDARLKATVAALEEVDIDEAIEEAAVPAAAPAAAAPAEEEEEEEAEAEEEEEEEEEEEAEEEAAAGLGALFG; encoded by the coding sequence ATGGAGTATATTTACGCGGCGTTGCTGCTTCATGCCGCAGGTCAGGAGATTAACGAGGACAACCTACGGAAGGTCCTAGAGGCCGCAGGTGTGGATGTCGACGACGCCAGGCTGAAGGCGACCGTGGCGGCCCTAGAAGAAGTCGACATCGACGAGGCTATCGAAGAGGCCGCCGTCCCAGCCGCCGCACCGGCGGCCGCAGCGCCAGCCGAAGAGGAGGAAGAGGAAGAGGCCGAAGCGGAAGAGGAAGAAGAGGAAGAGGAGGAAGAAGAAGCGGAAGAGGAAGCGGCAGCGGGCCTCGGTGCACTGTTCGGGTAA
- a CDS encoding NOG1 family protein, whose amino-acid sequence MSGNPFRKMPEVPDPEELIDVAFRRAERAAEGTRKSFYGTRTPPEVRARSIEIARVNTACQLVQDRLWEIVRKTPNLDELHPFYRELADALAGIDRLKSSLADVHTVAKIARLIREEYTRKIKRARDPRTAAELRRQAFGRLASTIRRKVGDALRFLRKVQPKLVDLPAIDTEMFTVTLAGFPNVGKTTLMTVLTGSRPEIAPYPFTTKGIQVGYMERPYPVQMLDTPGLLERPEEERNPVERQAIAALKHVTDAVLFLIDPTGTCGYPVEEQLELLDRVRKEFDVPVYVVLTKADLRDLWEEPDLEGEPVYKVSATERTGLKELRELLNDLARGHYSGRDRGHDEGRDEER is encoded by the coding sequence GTGTCCGGGAACCCGTTTCGGAAGATGCCCGAGGTACCGGACCCGGAAGAGCTGATCGACGTCGCCTTCCGACGGGCGGAGAGAGCCGCTGAAGGCACCAGGAAATCGTTCTACGGTACCAGGACACCGCCTGAAGTCAGGGCCAGGTCCATCGAGATAGCACGCGTCAACACGGCGTGCCAGTTGGTGCAGGACCGCCTCTGGGAGATCGTGAGGAAGACGCCCAACCTCGACGAGCTTCACCCGTTCTACCGGGAGTTGGCGGACGCGCTAGCGGGCATCGACAGGCTGAAAAGCAGTCTGGCCGACGTGCATACGGTCGCCAAGATAGCCAGGTTGATCCGGGAGGAGTACACTCGGAAGATCAAGAGGGCGAGGGACCCCCGGACCGCCGCGGAGTTGAGACGTCAGGCGTTCGGGAGACTGGCTTCGACGATCCGCAGGAAGGTTGGAGACGCGCTCAGGTTCCTCCGGAAGGTGCAGCCGAAGCTCGTAGACCTACCCGCGATCGACACCGAGATGTTCACCGTGACCTTAGCGGGGTTCCCCAACGTCGGTAAAACCACCCTTATGACGGTGCTCACGGGCTCGAGGCCGGAGATCGCCCCGTATCCCTTCACTACCAAGGGCATCCAAGTAGGCTACATGGAGCGCCCGTACCCCGTGCAAATGCTCGACACACCGGGTTTGCTGGAACGACCGGAGGAAGAGCGCAATCCGGTCGAGCGACAGGCGATCGCGGCCCTAAAGCACGTGACGGACGCCGTGCTCTTCCTGATAGATCCCACCGGAACCTGTGGATATCCAGTGGAGGAGCAGCTGGAGTTGCTGGACCGCGTCCGGAAGGAGTTCGACGTACCGGTCTACGTGGTGCTGACGAAAGCCGACCTACGGGATCTGTGGGAGGAACCCGATCTCGAAGGGGAACCCGTTTATAAGGTCTCGGCGACGGAGAGGACCGGACTGAAAGAACTCCGCGAGCTCCTGAACGATCTGGCGAGGGGGCACTACAGTGGGCGTGATCGAGGACATGATGAAGGTCGGGATGAGGAGCGCTAA